The genomic segment GCGTCAACAAGCCGGGCGGCGGGTCGCTCAAGCAGGAGCATCTGAGCGACGCGAACCTCGCGCATGTGCGCAAGCTCAACGAACTCGCCCAGAAACGCGGCCAGAGCCTCGCACAGATGGCGCTCGCATGGGCGCTGCGTGGTGAGCGGGTGACGTCGGTGCTGATCGGCGCGAGCCGCGCGGAACAGGTCGCGGAGAACGTCGGCGCGCTGAAGAACCTCGATTTCACCAAGGAAGAGCTCGCGGAAATCGATCAGCACGCGCAGGACGGCGGCGTCAACCTGTGGGAAAAGCCGTCGACGGATCAGCGCATCTGACGCGTCGCACCTTTCGCCAGAAGGGTATTTCGAGATACGCGCGGGAACCATTGCTATCATGCGGGCTCGGCAGCTTTTCGGCAGCGATCGAGGTCGCCGCCGATTCGGGCCGCCGGCCCGCGCAGCCCGCCGAAAGCGCATGTCTTCAGCACGCACGTTCGCCCACGAGGCGCGCGTGCGCGCCTTTGCCGCCGTATCGACGTTCGGACCGCGAAACGACTATCGGGTTAAAATAGCCGATTGCGCCGGGCTGTCTGGTTTTTGCGCGATGTTCACGCAAGGCGCAGCGTGAATCGCTGTCTTCGAATCGCGGCTCCGGGCCGGTTTTGAATCGGCCTGAAGTTCAAGCCGCGGCCGTCACCGTTCGATCGTCCTTTTCAGGCAGCGCAGCGCCCTCGTAGCGCGCCTTGTTTTCGACGCCGGCCCGGCGAGGCATCGGCCGCAGATCAGCCGCGAGCGTCGGAGCGTCACCCGCTATCGCACAGTTAGAGCACAGTTCAAGAAGCCATGAGCAACCTTAATTCTCAAACCGTTCTGAGCGTCCACCACTGGACCGACACGCTTTTCAGTTTCACCTGCACCCGAGACAGCTCGTTCCGCTTCGAGAACGGTCAGTTCACGATGGTAGGCCTCGAAGTCGATGGCAAGCCGCTGCTGCGCGCCTACAGCCTCGCGAGCGCGAACTATGAAGAGCACCTCGAATTTTTGAGCATCAAGGTTCCCGACGGCCCGCTCACCTCGCGCCTGCAACATTTGAAAGTGGGCGATTCCGTGCTGATCGGCAAGAAGCCGACGGGCACGCTCGTCGCCGACAACCTGCTGCCCGGCAAGACGCTGTGGCTCCTCTCGACCGGCACGGGCCTCGCGCCGTTCATGTCGATCATCAAGGACCCGGACGTCTACGACCGCTACGAGAAGATCGTGCTGACGCATACCTGCCGTTTCGTCGACGAACTCGCGTACAAGGATTTCATCACCGAGCACTTGCCGGCGCATGAGCATATCGGCGAAATCGTCGCCGAGAAGCTCGTCTACTACCCGACGGTCACGCGCGAGGAATTCGCGAATCGCGGCCGCATCACCGATCTGATCGAGACGAAGAAGCTGTTCGCGGATCTTTCGGTCGAGCCGTTCTCGGTCGAAAACGACCGCGTGATGCTTTGCGGCAGCCCGCACATGCTGCGCGACACCCGCGAATTGCTCGATTCGATGGGCTTCCAGGAAGGCAGCAACAACCATCCGGGCCACTATGTCGTGGAGAAGGCGTTCGTCGGCTGAGCCGGTACGACGTCCCGCCCGCGAAAACCGGAGCCGCGCGCTCCGGTTTTTTTTCGCCCGCTGAAAAGGAAGCGAAAAGCATCGCTGTTACAAATCAGGCGTCGTCAGTAGGTGTTTTTCCTACGCATTGTGTGCGCCAAACTTGGCAAATGACATGAAGTTCGTCCGTCGGAGCCTTGTCGGACATAGATTTATAATATTTTTGAGATATGATCCGTTTACGCCGAGACGACGCGCTTCGTTGCGCAGTCCGTCACCGATGTTACAGAGTGTAAATTCAGTTACGCCGCTCGTGTGCTGGCCGAGGACGTAGCTCCAGTTGCGCTCATAGCGAGGACAGTGAATGAATTCGTCGGCCACGATCACGCTCGATGAGAGCCCGATTCGCCGCGCCCCGCTGCGCGGGGTCTCCGCACCGGCGCTGGAATGTGCCGGCGCGCCATTTGCCTCACCCTATTCCGCGCTGATCGACGCCAAGCTCAAGGGCGATCGACAGATTCAGCGCCTCAACGCCCGCGTCCAGGAACTCGCCGCGCTGCTCGCCGCAACGGAAGAGCGCGCGCGCCAGGCGCTCGCGCAGGACTTTCACGACGAAACCGGCGCGGCGCTCACCGTCGCCAACCTCGCGCTCGCGCGCGCCGGCCACTGGCTGCCTGCCGATGCGCCCGCCACGCTCGGCGATGCGCTGTATCAGGCGCGCGCGGCGCTCGCCGAAGTCTGCGAGGCGAGTCATCGCATCGTCGAAGGATTGCAGACGCCGAAGCTCGATGCGAACTTCGCCGCCACGCTCGCCGGCTGGGTCGCGAGCTTCGGGGCGCGCACGGCGATCGCCGTCGACTTTTCCTGCCCCGGCGATGCGCGGCTCGACCGCATGTCGCACGATATGTCGCTCGCGCTCTTTCGACTCATGCAGGAAGCGCTCGGCAATGTCGCGCGTCACGCGCACGCCGCGCGCGCCCACGTGAGCATCGCGCTCGACGCGCAAGGCGTGGTGCTGAGCATCGTCGACGATGGCGTCGGCATCAGCGCGGCCGCGCGGCGCAAGAGCGGGCGCTTCGGTCTGTCCGGCATGCGCGCGCGCTGCGAGGCGCTCGGCGGCAGCTTGCGCGTCGCGGCGACGAAGCCGGCGGGAACCTGCGTGCGCGCCCGTCTGCCGTGGACCGCGGCGCGTCCCGGCCTGTTTGCGCTGAGCGCCTGAGGCGGCACGCGATGCTCAGGATCCTGCTCGCCGACGATCACGCCATCGTGCGCCGCGGTGTCGCGCAATTGCTCGTCGAGCGCGGCGTGGCGTCGGAGGTGTCGGAAGCCGAAACGGGCATGCAGGCGCTCGCGCTCGCCGCGCGCCGTCCGCTCGACGTCGCGCTGCTCGACATCTCTCTGCCCGATGTCAATGGAATCGACCTGCTGAAGCGTCTGAAACGCGAAACGCCGCGGCTTCCGGTGCTGATGTTCTCGATGTATCGCGAGGACCAATACGCGGTGCGGGCCTTGAAGGCGGGCGCGTCGGGCTATCTGTCGAAGACGGCGGACCCGGCGCTGATGATCGGCGCGATTCAGCAGGTCGCGGCGGGGCGCAAGTACGTCAGTCCGGAAATGGCCGAGGCGCTCGCGACTTACGTGTCGCTCGACTCGGACCGGATGCCGCACGAAAACCTTTCTGACCGCGAGTATCAGACGCTGTGCATGCTGGCATCGGGCAAGCGGCTGACAGACATCGCAAATGCTTTATCTCTTTCAGTTAAAACCGTGAGCGTTTATCGCGCGCGGTTGCTGGAGAAAATGAAGCTCGCCAACAACGCCGAGCTTACGTTCTACGTGGTGAGCAATCGCCTGGTCGACATGAATCCGGCGATCGCGGGGTAATTTTTATCCTGTTCAGGATAAAAAAGAGTGGATCGTAACAATTCGCCGCAAGAATGCGTCACGTGCCCGGTCAATGGGCAATCATCGAGTCTCCGATAAAATGTCGGGTTTTCCCGCATCAGGGGCGCCCGCACGCGCCAGAAGGAGACTCACCGCAATGTCGTTGTTCCGCAAGAAAAATATCGAGCACATGCTGGCCGGCGCGCACAGCACGTCGCTCAAGAAGACGCTCGGCGCCCTCGATCTGACCTTTCTCGGCATCGGGGCCATCATCGGCACGGGGATTTTCGTGCTGACCGGCACCGGCGCCGTGCAGGCCGGTCCGGCGCTGATGATCTCGTTCCTCGTCGCGGCGATCGCGTGCTGTTTCGCCGCCCTCGCCTACGCCGAATTCTCGTCGACCATTCCTGTTGCCGGTTCCATCTACACCTATTCGTACGCCACACTCGGCGAACTCGCCGCGTGGATCATCGGCTGGGACCTGATGCTCGAATACGGGCTCGCGACTTCCGCGGTGTCGGTCGGCTGGTCGGGCTATCTGCAATCGCTGCTGTCGGGCTTCGGCGTTTCCCTGCCGATGGCGCTCACCGCCGCGCCCGGCGCGCTGCCGGGCCACGTCACCTTCTTCAACCTGCCCGCGTTTCTCGTGATGATGGCGATCACGTCGCTGCTGTCGGTCGGCGTGAAGGAATCGACGCGCGTGAACAACCTCATGGTCGCGATCAAGGTGACCGTCGTGCTGCTCGTGATCGCGGTCGGCGTGTTCCATGTCAAGCCGGCGAACTGGCATCCGTTCATGCCGAACGGCTGGTCCGGCGTGTTCGGCGCCGCGGCGGTGATGTTCTTCGCGTTCATCGGCTTCGATTCAGTGTCCTCGGCGGCAGAGGAGGTGAAGAATCCGAAGCGCGATCTGCCGATCGGCATCATCTCGTCGCTCGCGGTGTGCGCGGTGCTGTACGTCGCGGTCGCGGCGGTCGTGACGGGCATCGTGCCGGCGGCGCAGTTCGCGAACAATCCGCATCCGGTGTCGTTCGCGCTGCAGGTGGCGGGACAGAACTGGGTCGCGGGCTTCATCGACCTCGGCGCAGTGCTCGGCATGCTCACCGTGATTCTGGTGATGAGCTACGGCCAGACGCGCATCATCTACGCGATGTCGCGTGACGGTCTGCTGCCCAAGCGCCTTTCGAGCGTGCATCCGCGTTTCGCGACGCCGTTCCTGACGACCTGGCTCGTCGGCATTTTCTTCGGCCTGATCGGCGCGCTCGTGCCGCTCAACGTGCTCGCGGAACTGATCAACATCGGCACGCTGGCCGCGTTCTCGATGGTGTCGATCGCCGTGCTGATCCTGCGCCGCACGCATCCCGATCTGCCGCGCGCGTTCCGTTGCCCGGGCGTGCCCGTCGTGCCGGTTCTTGCGGTGGCGTCGTGCCTGTTCCTGATGATCAATCTTCAGGCGATGACGTGGATCGCGTTCGGGGTGTGGCTCGTGATCGGCCTCGCGATCTACTTCCTGTATTCGCGCCGCTACGCGGTGCTCGGGCGCGCGCCGCTCGAAGCGCCTGCGGCCAGCGCGAAGCAACGAGAAACCGTGACGCACTGAGCGTCGTCATCGCGAGTAAAAAGCGCCGCCCGAGAGGCGGCGCTTTTGCGTTTAAAGACCCAACGCGCGCAAATTTGGGACGGGCGTTCGCGCGGATGGCGACGTGCGCGGAATTATGTTTTACTCGCTGCTACAAACAGATAACACCAAACCCAGCTGAACGCTCACGGCGGCAGTAAGGCAGGTGCAACGGCGTGAAGCTGGACCGTCCTCACCAAGGAGACAGTGAAATGGCGCTCAGCATCAGCCTGACGGTCAACGGGAAACCTGTGACCGCCACCGTCGAACCGCATCTTCTGCTCGTCCAGTTTCTCCGCGAACAACTCAGACTCACCGGCACGCATATCGGCTGCGACACTGCGCAGTGCGGCGCGTGCACGGTTCATCTCGATGGCCGCGCGATCAAGTCTTGCAACATCCTCGCCGCGCAGGCAGACGGCATGGAAGTGACGACCATCGAAGGCATGGCGAAAGACGGCCAGCTTCATCCGATGCAGGCGGCGTTCAAGGAATGTCACGGCCTTCAGTGCGGATTCTGCACGCCGGGCATGGTGATGAGCGCGAGCGCGCTGGCGGCGCAATCGCCCAATCTCTCCGAAGAAGAAGTGCGCGAGCAGCTCGACGGCAACCTGTGCCGCTGTACGGGCTATCACAACATCGTCAAAGCGGTTCTCCAGGGCGCGCAGGCCATGAAAACCAGCGCCTGATACGCGCGCGTTGCGCCCCTTCCATTCGAAACGATGAATCGCGCCTTGAAAAGGAGACCGCGATGAATGCCCCTGAGCAACAGAAATTGATCGGCGCCGGCGTCAAACGCAAGGAAGATTACCGCTTCCTGACGGGCGCGGGCCAGTACACCGACGATGTCGTCCTGCCGCAGCAGAGCTTCGGCGTATTCCTGCGCTCGCCGCACGCGCACGCGAAGATCGCGCGCATCGATATTGAAGCCGCGAGGAAGTCGCCGGGCGTGATCGGCATCTTCACCGGCAAGGACATGGCGGGCGAGAACGTCGGCGGCCTGCCGTGCGGCTGGCTCATCCACAGCACCGACGGCTCGCCGATGCACGAGCCGCCGCATCCCGTCATCGCGCACGACAAGGTGCTGCATGTGGGCGATCAGGTCGCGCTGGTCGTCGCGGAATCGGTGAAGGAGGCGAAAGACGCGCTCGAACTGATCGAGGTGGATTACGACGAACTTCCCGCGACCGTCGATACCGGGAGCGCATCGGATGCCGGTCAGTCGCTCGTGCACGACAGCGTGCCGAACAACGTCTGCTACAACTGGGGCCACGGCGACAAGGCGAAGACCGACGCCGCTTTCGCGCAGGCCGCGCACGTGACCACGCTCGATATCGTGAACCAGCGCCTCGTGCCGAACGCGATCGAGCCGCGCGCCGTGAACGCGAGCTATTCGAAGCACGACGAGAGCTACACGGTGTACGTCGCGAATCAGAATCCGCACGTCGAGCGTCTGCTGATGGCGGCGTTCGTGCTGTCGCTGCCGGAATCGAAGCTGCGCGTGATCGCGCCGGACGTGGGCGGCGGCTTCGGCTCGAAGATCTTTCTGTATCCGGAGGATGTCGCGCTGACGTGGGCGTCGAAGAAAGTTGGGCGGCCGATCAAGTGGACGGCGGAGCGCTCCGAAGCATTCCTCTCCGACGCGCACGGCCGCGATCACGTCACCAAGGCCGAACTCGCGCTCGACAAGGACGGCAAGTTCATCGGCATGCGCGTGCATACGACGGCGAACATGGGCGCGTATCTGTCGACGTTCGCATCGTCGATTCCGACCGTGCTCTACGCGACGCTGCTCGCCGGCCAGTACACGACGCCCGCGATCTATGCGGAAGTGAAAGCGGTGTTCACGAACACGGTGCCGGTCGATGCGTATCGCGGCGCGGGCCGTCCGGAAGCAACCTACGTCGTCGAGCGCCTCGTCGAAACCGCGGCGCGCGAGTTGAACATCGATCCGGTCGAACTGCGCCGGCGCAACTTCATCCGCGAGTTTCCGTACGCGACGCCGGTCGGTCTCACCTACGACACCGGCGATTACGACGCGTGCCTGAACCGCGCGCTCGAACTCGCCGACGTGAAAGGCTTCGCGGCGCGCAAGGAAGAATCGAAGAAGAGCGGCAAGCTGCGCGGCATCGGTTACTCGTGCTACATCGAGGCGTGCGGGCTCGCGCCGTCGAATGTCGCGGGCGCGCTGGGCGCGCGTGCGGGCCTGTTCGAGGCGGGCGAAGTGCGCGTGCATCCGACCGGCTCCGTCACCGTCTTCACCGGCTCGCACAGCCACGGGCAAGGGCACGAAACGACCTTCGCGCAAGTCGTCGCGGACCGGCTCGGCATCGCGATCGAGAACATCGAAGTCATTCACGGCGATACCGGGCGCATTCCGTTCGGCATGGGCACGTACGGCTCGCGTTCGATTTCGGTCGGCGGCTCGGCGATCATGAAGGCGCTCGACAAGGTCGAAGCGAAGGCGAAGAAGATCGCCGCGCATCTGCTCGAAGCGGCGGCGGAGGACATCGAGTTCAAGAACGGCGTGTTCCGCGTCGCGGGCACGGACCGCACGAAGACCTTCGTCGATGTATCGCTCGCCGCGTACGTGCCGCACAACTTCCCGCTCGAAACCATGGAGCCGGGCCTCAACGAAAACGCGTTCTACGATCCGACCAACTTCACGTATCCGTCGGGCGCGTATGTGTGCGAAGTCGAAGTGGATCAGGACACGGGCGAGACGCGCATCCAGAAATTCACGGCAGTCGATGATTTCGGCAACGTGATCAATCCGATGATCGTCGAAGGCCAGGTGCACGGCGGGCTGGGGCAGGGCATCGGTCAGGCGATGCTCGAACGCTGCGTGTACGACAACAGCACCGGCCAGTTGCTTTCCGGCTCGTTCATGGATTACGCGATGCCGCACGCGATCGACCTGCCGAACTTCACGGTCGAAACCGCGAAGGGCACGCCGTGCACGCACAATCCGCTCGGCGTGAAGGGCTGCGGCGAAGCGGGCGCGATCGGCTCGCCGCCCGCCGTCATCAACGCGATTCTCGATGCGCTCAGCCACCTCGGCGTGAAGGATCTGCAGATGCCCGCCACGCCGCATCGCGTCTGGACCGCGATGCACAACGCCCAACACGCCTGAGGAGACCGGCCATGTACACATTCGAATATGAGCGTCTGGGTGAAGCGAAGGCGGCGGTCGCGGCGTTTTCCGGCGACGCCGACGCCAAGTTCCTCGCGGGCGGCCAGAGCCTCTTGCCGACGATGCGCCTGCGCCTCGCGCAGCCATCGAAGCTGATCGACGTGACGCGCGTCGCATCAATGAAAAGCGTCACGCTCGCCGGCGACACGCTCACCATCGGCGGCGCGGTGTGTCATGCGCAGGTCGCATCGAACGCCGATGTGAAGCGCGCGCTGCCGGGCCTCGCGGACCTCGCGAGCCGCATCGGCGACCGGCAGGTGCGCGAGCGCGGCACCATCGGCGGCTCGCTCGCCAACGACGATCCGGCGGCGTGTTATCCGTCCGCCGTGCTCGCGCTCAACGCGACGGTCGTGACGGATAGAAGGCGCATCGCGGCGGACGATTTCTTCATCGACATGTACCAGACCGCGCTCGAACCCGACGAACTCATCACGGCAGTGGAGTTCCCGCTCGCCGAACGCGCGGGCTACGAGAAGTTTCGCAATCCGGCGTCGCACTTCGCGCTGGTCGGCGTATTCGTCGCGAAGTTCAAGGATGGCGTGCGCGTCGGCGTGACGGGCGCGGCTTCTTCGGTGTTTCGTCCGGCCGAACTGGAAGCGGCGTTGTCGAAGGACTTCTCGGTCGCGTCGGCGCGCGGCGTGACGATTTCGCCCGACCAGTTGAACGACGACATGCACGCGAGCGCCGCGTACCGCGCGCATCTGATTCCGGTGCTCACAGGACGCGCGATCGAGCGCGCGATGTCGTTCTGATCGCGATGCAGGGCGAGCCCGCTTCCATCGACGAGACGCTCGCGCGCCTGCGCGAGCATCAGTACTTCGCGAACCGCGAGCTCGCGACGGCGCTCTTTCTCGCGCTCAAAATGCAGCGGCCGCTCTTTCTCGAGGGTGAGCCGGGCGTCGGCAAGACGGAACTCGCGAAGGCGGCGGCGGGCCTGTGCGGCACTACGCTGCTGCGCCTGCAATGCTACGAAGGGCTCGATACCGCGAGCGCGCTGTACGAATGGGACTATCCGCGCCAGATCATGGCGCTGCGGCTGGCCGAGGCATCGGGCGAAACGCCGTCGAACGATTCGCTGTATCGCGGCGAGTTTCTGCTGAAGCGTCCCTTGCTTCAGGCTCTGCTGCCCGATCCCGTGAATCCGGACGCGCGCCGTGTCTTGCTGATCGACGAAATCGATCGCGCCGACGAGCCGTTCGAAGCGTTCCTGCTCGAACTGCTGTCGGATTTTCAGGTATCGATTCCGGAGTACGGCACGGTGCGGGCCGCGCGGCCGCCGCTCGTCGTGATGACGTCGAATCGCACGCGCGAAGTGCACGACGCGCTCAAACGCCGCTGTCTCTATCAATGGATCGGCTATCCCGAGCGCGATGTCGAACTGGCGATCGTCGCGGCGCGCGCGCCTGAAGCGGGGCGCGCGTTGCAGCAACGCGCCGTCGCGTTCGTGCATGCGCTGCGCACGCTGGACCTGTTCAAGGCGCCGGGCGTCGCGGAGACGATCGACTGGTGTCGCGCGCTGGCGGCGTTGTCGGTGTCGGAACTCGATCCGCAATCGGTGCAGAACACGCTCGGCGTGCTGCTGAAGTATCAGGACGATCTCGCGCGCATGGACGCCGACACGCTCGCGCAATGCCTGACCGCCACGCCATGACGATGGAACCGCTCGCCCGCAATGTCGTGCATTTCGTGAGGCTCTTGCGGGGCGCGGGCCTCGGCATGTCGCCCGCGCATGCGGTCGATGCGCTCGACGCGCTGCGCTTCGTCGATCTGAACCGTCGCGACGACGTGCGCGCGACGCTTGCGTGCCTGCTCGTTCATGCCAGCGACGAACGCGAGATCTTCGACGCGGCCTTCGATCTCTTCTGGCGCGATCCCGATTGGGAAGGCAAGTTGCGCGCGCTGTTGCTGCCGAAGGTGACGAACGGCATGCCGCCGCCCAAACGCAACAAC from the Caballeronia sp. NK8 genome contains:
- a CDS encoding ferredoxin--NADP reductase; amino-acid sequence: MSNLNSQTVLSVHHWTDTLFSFTCTRDSSFRFENGQFTMVGLEVDGKPLLRAYSLASANYEEHLEFLSIKVPDGPLTSRLQHLKVGDSVLIGKKPTGTLVADNLLPGKTLWLLSTGTGLAPFMSIIKDPDVYDRYEKIVLTHTCRFVDELAYKDFITEHLPAHEHIGEIVAEKLVYYPTVTREEFANRGRITDLIETKKLFADLSVEPFSVENDRVMLCGSPHMLRDTRELLDSMGFQEGSNNHPGHYVVEKAFVG
- a CDS encoding sensor histidine kinase; protein product: MNSSATITLDESPIRRAPLRGVSAPALECAGAPFASPYSALIDAKLKGDRQIQRLNARVQELAALLAATEERARQALAQDFHDETGAALTVANLALARAGHWLPADAPATLGDALYQARAALAEVCEASHRIVEGLQTPKLDANFAATLAGWVASFGARTAIAVDFSCPGDARLDRMSHDMSLALFRLMQEALGNVARHAHAARAHVSIALDAQGVVLSIVDDGVGISAAARRKSGRFGLSGMRARCEALGGSLRVAATKPAGTCVRARLPWTAARPGLFALSA
- the rqpR gene encoding response regulator transcription factor RqpR (The RqpSR system (Regulating Quorum sensing and Pathogenicity Sensor kinase and Response regulator) co-occurs with and modulates the expression of cis-2-dodecenoic acid quorum-sensing systems.), producing MLRILLADDHAIVRRGVAQLLVERGVASEVSEAETGMQALALAARRPLDVALLDISLPDVNGIDLLKRLKRETPRLPVLMFSMYREDQYAVRALKAGASGYLSKTADPALMIGAIQQVAAGRKYVSPEMAEALATYVSLDSDRMPHENLSDREYQTLCMLASGKRLTDIANALSLSVKTVSVYRARLLEKMKLANNAELTFYVVSNRLVDMNPAIAG
- a CDS encoding amino acid permease; the protein is MSLFRKKNIEHMLAGAHSTSLKKTLGALDLTFLGIGAIIGTGIFVLTGTGAVQAGPALMISFLVAAIACCFAALAYAEFSSTIPVAGSIYTYSYATLGELAAWIIGWDLMLEYGLATSAVSVGWSGYLQSLLSGFGVSLPMALTAAPGALPGHVTFFNLPAFLVMMAITSLLSVGVKESTRVNNLMVAIKVTVVLLVIAVGVFHVKPANWHPFMPNGWSGVFGAAAVMFFAFIGFDSVSSAAEEVKNPKRDLPIGIISSLAVCAVLYVAVAAVVTGIVPAAQFANNPHPVSFALQVAGQNWVAGFIDLGAVLGMLTVILVMSYGQTRIIYAMSRDGLLPKRLSSVHPRFATPFLTTWLVGIFFGLIGALVPLNVLAELINIGTLAAFSMVSIAVLILRRTHPDLPRAFRCPGVPVVPVLAVASCLFLMINLQAMTWIAFGVWLVIGLAIYFLYSRRYAVLGRAPLEAPAASAKQRETVTH
- a CDS encoding (2Fe-2S)-binding protein, coding for MALSISLTVNGKPVTATVEPHLLLVQFLREQLRLTGTHIGCDTAQCGACTVHLDGRAIKSCNILAAQADGMEVTTIEGMAKDGQLHPMQAAFKECHGLQCGFCTPGMVMSASALAAQSPNLSEEEVREQLDGNLCRCTGYHNIVKAVLQGAQAMKTSA
- a CDS encoding xanthine dehydrogenase family protein molybdopterin-binding subunit, which encodes MNAPEQQKLIGAGVKRKEDYRFLTGAGQYTDDVVLPQQSFGVFLRSPHAHAKIARIDIEAARKSPGVIGIFTGKDMAGENVGGLPCGWLIHSTDGSPMHEPPHPVIAHDKVLHVGDQVALVVAESVKEAKDALELIEVDYDELPATVDTGSASDAGQSLVHDSVPNNVCYNWGHGDKAKTDAAFAQAAHVTTLDIVNQRLVPNAIEPRAVNASYSKHDESYTVYVANQNPHVERLLMAAFVLSLPESKLRVIAPDVGGGFGSKIFLYPEDVALTWASKKVGRPIKWTAERSEAFLSDAHGRDHVTKAELALDKDGKFIGMRVHTTANMGAYLSTFASSIPTVLYATLLAGQYTTPAIYAEVKAVFTNTVPVDAYRGAGRPEATYVVERLVETAARELNIDPVELRRRNFIREFPYATPVGLTYDTGDYDACLNRALELADVKGFAARKEESKKSGKLRGIGYSCYIEACGLAPSNVAGALGARAGLFEAGEVRVHPTGSVTVFTGSHSHGQGHETTFAQVVADRLGIAIENIEVIHGDTGRIPFGMGTYGSRSISVGGSAIMKALDKVEAKAKKIAAHLLEAAAEDIEFKNGVFRVAGTDRTKTFVDVSLAAYVPHNFPLETMEPGLNENAFYDPTNFTYPSGAYVCEVEVDQDTGETRIQKFTAVDDFGNVINPMIVEGQVHGGLGQGIGQAMLERCVYDNSTGQLLSGSFMDYAMPHAIDLPNFTVETAKGTPCTHNPLGVKGCGEAGAIGSPPAVINAILDALSHLGVKDLQMPATPHRVWTAMHNAQHA
- a CDS encoding xanthine dehydrogenase family protein subunit M — translated: MYTFEYERLGEAKAAVAAFSGDADAKFLAGGQSLLPTMRLRLAQPSKLIDVTRVASMKSVTLAGDTLTIGGAVCHAQVASNADVKRALPGLADLASRIGDRQVRERGTIGGSLANDDPAACYPSAVLALNATVVTDRRRIAADDFFIDMYQTALEPDELITAVEFPLAERAGYEKFRNPASHFALVGVFVAKFKDGVRVGVTGAASSVFRPAELEAALSKDFSVASARGVTISPDQLNDDMHASAAYRAHLIPVLTGRAIERAMSF
- a CDS encoding MoxR family ATPase, with translation MQGEPASIDETLARLREHQYFANRELATALFLALKMQRPLFLEGEPGVGKTELAKAAAGLCGTTLLRLQCYEGLDTASALYEWDYPRQIMALRLAEASGETPSNDSLYRGEFLLKRPLLQALLPDPVNPDARRVLLIDEIDRADEPFEAFLLELLSDFQVSIPEYGTVRAARPPLVVMTSNRTREVHDALKRRCLYQWIGYPERDVELAIVAARAPEAGRALQQRAVAFVHALRTLDLFKAPGVAETIDWCRALAALSVSELDPQSVQNTLGVLLKYQDDLARMDADTLAQCLTATP